A stretch of the Agelaius phoeniceus isolate bAgePho1 chromosome 1, bAgePho1.hap1, whole genome shotgun sequence genome encodes the following:
- the RP9 gene encoding retinitis pigmentosa 9 protein — protein sequence MAQRAPRGQGQDEEEGAEEEAAARGSQARARSHAEPAASGGRTQDRHERKRKRQEAQQLQKIQHLESFYEKPPPGLIKENETKPEDCIPDVPGNESAREFLAHAPTKGLWMPLGKEVKVMQCWRCKRYGHRTGDKECPFFIKGNQKLEQFRVAHEDPMYDIIRENKRHEKEKRIQQLKQLLEDSTSESDSSDDSDDDDEDGSSSTSSEHKHKKKKRKKEKKKKEKKKKKKRKHKSSKSNDKSESD from the exons ATGGCCCAGCGGGCGCCcagggggcaggggcaggacgaggaggagggagcggaggaggaggcggcggcgagGGGCAGCCAGGCGCGGGCCAGGAGCCATGCGGAGCCCGCGGCGAGCGGCGGCAGGACCCAGGACCGGCATGAGAGGAAGCGGAAGAGGCAGGAggcgcagcagctgcagaagaTCCAGCACTTGGAGTCTTT CTATGAGAAACCTCCCCCTGGACTAATTAAG gagaatgaaacaaaaccagaagacTGCATACCTGATGTACCAGGCAATGAAAGTGCACGAGAATTCCTGGCACATGCCCCAACCAAAGGGCTTTGGATGCCTTTGGGAAAAGAAGTCAAAGTTATGCAGT gttggAGATGTAAACGTTATGGACACAGAACAGGAGATAAGGAATGCCCATTCTTTATTAAAGGCAATCAGAAGTTGGAACAATTTAGAGTA GCACATGAAGATCCAATGTATGATATAATAAGGGAAAATAAGcgtcatgaaaaagaaaagag GATACAGCAActgaagcagctcctggaggactCTACCTCAGAATCTGATAGCAGTGATGACAGTGATGACGATGATGAAGATGGCAGCAGCTCCACTTCCTCAGAACATAaacacaagaagaaaaagagaaaaaaggaaaagaaaaagaaagaaaagaagaagaagaaaaagaggaagcaTAAATCATCCAAATCTAATGACAAGTCAGAATCTGACTGA
- the FKBP9 gene encoding peptidyl-prolyl cis-trans isomerase FKBP9 translates to MAGPAAVRRRGPGCGSLLLLLPALLESWAACQAPPVPAAETPPDGTELGVERRFVPESCPRAVRPGDFVRYHYLGAFPDGTRFDSSYDRGSTFNVFVGKGQLIAGMDQALVGMCVNERRFVKIPPKLAYGSEGVPGVIPPNAVLHFDVLLIDLWNSEDEVQVQTYFKPEKCPRTVQVSDFVRYHYNGTFLDGTLFDSSHNRMRTYDTYVGIGWLIPGMDQGLLGMCVGEKRIITIPPFLAYGEDGDGKEIPGQASLVFDVVLLDLHNPKDGIAIENQLVPESCERRSQTGDFLRYHYNGTLLDGTLFDSSYSRNRTYDTYVGKGYVIAGMDEGLLGVCTGEKRRIIIPPHLGYGEEGRGKIPGSAVLVFDIHVVDFHNPSDSVSITVHYKPSNCTVLSKKGDYLKYHYNASLLDGTLLDSTHSLGKTYNIVLGSGQVVLGMDMGLQDMCVGERRTVVIPPHLGYGEDGVEGEVPGSAVLVFDIELLELVSGLPEGYMFVWNGEVSPNLFEEIDQNHDGEVLLEEFSEYIQTQVDTGKGKLAPGFDFEKIVKNMFTNQDRDGNGKVTAEEFKLKDQEAREEHDEL, encoded by the exons atggcggggccggcggccgtgcggcggcggggcccgggctgcgggtcgctgctgctgctgctgccggcgctgctggagagctgggcGGCCTGCCAGGCGCCGCCGGTGCCCGCCGCCGAAACCCCTCCGGACGGCACCGAGCTCGGCGTCGAGCGGCGCTTCGTGCCCGAGAGCTGCCCGCGGGCCGTGCGCCCCGGAGACTTCGTGCGCTACCACTACCTCGGCGCCTTCCCCGACGGCACCCGCTTCGACTCCAG CTATGACAGGGGATCCACGTTCAACGTGTTTGTGGGCAAAGGTCAGCTTATTGCTGGGATGGACCAAGCTCTGGTGGGCATGTGTGTGAACGAGCGCCGCTTTGTGAAGATTCCCCCTAAGCTTGCCTATGGAAGTGAAGGCGTCC CTGGTGTGATACCCCCCAATGCTGTGCTCCATTTTGACGTGCTCCTGATAGATCTGTGGAACTCGGAGGATGAAGTGCAGGTTCAGACCTACTTCAAACCTGAGAAGTGTCCTCGGACAGTCCAGGTGTCTGACTTTGTACGGTACCATTACAATGGAACATTCTTGGATGGGACCCTGTTTGATTCAAG CCATAATCGGATGCGAACTTACGATACCTATGTGGGGATTGGATGGCTGATTCCTGGCATGGACCAGGGTCTCCTGGGAATGTGCGTAGGGGAGAAGCGCATTATCACAATACCACCTTTCCTGGCgtatggagaggatggagatg GTAAGGAGATCCCTGGCCAAGCTTCCCTTGTCTTTGACGTGGTTTTGCTGGATCTGCATAACCCCAAGGACGGCATTGCTATTGAGAATCAGCTTGTGCCTGAATCTTGTGAGCGGAGAAGCCAGACAGGAGACTTTCTGCGATACCATTACAATGGCACACTTTTGGATGGCACATTGTTTGATTCCAG tTATTCCCGAAACCGTACATATGACACCTATGTTGGGAAAGGTTATGTGATTGCTGGAATGGATGAAGGTTTGCTAGGTGTATGCACTGGtgaaaaaagaagaataatAATCCCCCCTCATCTTGGATATGGAGAAGAAGGGAGAG GAAAGATTCCAGGATCTGCAGTGCTGGTCTTTGACATCCATGTGGTGGACTTCCACAACCCCTCGGATTCGGTCAGCATCACCGTTCACTACAAACCCTCCAACTGCACCGTGCTGAGCAAGAAGGGGGATTACCTGAAATACCACTACAATGCTTCCCTCCTGGATGGAACCCTGCTGGACTCCAC aCACAGCCTTGGCAAGACCTACAACATAGTTCTGGGGTCTGGTCAGGTGGTGTTGGGGATGGACATGGGCCTTCAGGACATGTGTGTCGGGGAACGACGGACAGTCGTTATCCCACCTCACCTCGGTTATGGAGAAGATGGAGTTG AAGGAGAAGTGCCTGGTAGTGCTGTATTAGTTTTTGACATCGAACTGCTGGAATTGGTGTCTGGCTTGCCTGAAGGATACATGTTTGTATGGAATGGGGAAGTCTCTCCCAACCTTTTTGAAGAAATAGACCAGAATCATGATGGAGAGGTTCTTTTGGAGGAG TTTTCAGAGTACATCCAAACTCAAGTTGATACTGGCAAGGGAAAACTAGCTCCTGGCTTTGATTTTGAGAAGATTGTTAAAAATATGTTCACCAATCAAGACCGGGATGGAAATGGTAAAGTTACTGCTGAAGAATTCAAGTTGAAAGATCAGGAGGCCAGAGAGGAGCACGATGAACTgtaa